The Natrarchaeobius halalkaliphilus genomic sequence TTTCCACGGACATGGACAAGACCGTAGTCGTCGAACGAGAGTACGATGTAGCGGTCCCGAAGTACGACCGGTACATGAAACGTCGTTCGCGCATCCCGGCACACGTGCCGGGCGTGCTCGAGCCGCTCTCGCTCGGTGACACGGTCAAGATCGCAGAGACCCGACCACTATCGAAAACCAAATCGCACGTGGTCGTCGAGATAACCGAAGAAGCGACCGCGGCTGACGTCGCAGAGCTGACGCGACCGGGCGAGCCCGAGCGCGAGCTCTCGAGCGAAGACGTCACCGCAGACGCCGACGACGAACCCGAAGGTGATCAGTGATGGAGGCGATGAAAGCCGACGTCACCCAGGGACTCAAGAAAGGGTCGCTGATCACGTGTGCCGACAACACCGGCGCGCGCGAACTGAAAGTCATCAGCGTTTCGGGCTACCACGGCACCAAGAACCGCCAGCCGAAGGCGGGACTCGGTGACAAGGTAACCGTCTCGGTCACGAAAGGGACCCCGGAGATGCGCCGCCAGGTTCTCGAGGCAGTCGTTGTCCGCCAGCGAAAGTCGATTCGTCGGCCGGACGGAACCCGACTCAAATTCGAGGACAACGCGGCAGTCATCATCGACGAGAACGAAGAGCCCCGCGGTACCGAGATCAAGGGACCGATCGCTCGCGAAGTCGCAGAGCGTTTCGGTGCAATCGCATCAACCGCGACGATGATCGTATAGACCATGAGCAAGCAACCACACAAACAGCGAAATCGAACGGAGCGCGCACCGCTTCACAAGCGGGGGACGCAGCTTCACGCGACGCTTTCGGACGATCTTCGCGATGAGTACGACACGCGTCGAACTCGCGTCAACGCGGGCGACACGGTCGAGGTCATGCGCGGCGACCACGCCGGCGAAGAAGGCGAGGTCCTTCGTGCAGTCCTCGAAGACGGCGTCGTTCACGTCGAGGACGTGACGGTCGAAACGGCAGACGGTGAAGAAGTGCCACGACCGCTCGACACCTCGAACGTCCGGATCACGGAACTCGATCTCTCGGACGAGCGACGCGAAGCACGCCTCGAAGGCGACGCGGACGGTGATACCGAATGACGAAACACCAGAAACGACTATCCGTTCCGAAGTCCTGGCCGGTCGAACGAAAGACCGAGGTCTTCACGGTCAAAGCCGGAGCCGGTCCCCACGGCGAGGAGGGTGTCCCCCTCGTCGTCCTCTTGCGGGACGTTCTCGGTTACGTTGACTCGAAAAAGGAAGCACGGTACGCACTCTCAGAGGATTCGATCCTCGTCAACGGAGAGTCGATCAACGACGAGCAGCGTCCGATCGGAATCTTCGACATTCTCGCGTTCCCTGGACGCGAAGAGAGCTACCGGATCTTCCCCGATGAGGGCGGCCGTCTCGCTCTGACGGAGATCGACGAGGAATCCGCTGGCAGCCGCCTCGGCAAGATCGAGGGCAAACAGCAGGTTCCGGGCGGCGACACGCAGCTGTCGCTTCACGACGGTACGAACGTCATCGTCGACGCCGAAAGCGAGTACGTCGCGAACGATTCCATCGTCATCGACAACGAAGACAAGTCGATCGTCGCTCACTTCCCCTACGAGGAAGGTGCACTCGTCACCGCGATCCGGGGCAACCACGGCGGCAAGATCGGTGAGGTCGAAACGATCGACGTCACGCCCGGTAGCGGTCCGAACACCGTCGCCGTCTCGACGGACGACGGCGAGTTCGAGACCATCGAGGAGTACGTCGTCGTCATCGACGAGAACTTCACGAGCGACGACTCGTCGTCGGAAGATGAGAGCGGTGAAACCGCGAGCGACGGAGGTGACGACGAATGAGCGAAGCCGACTCCGGTGAGCTCCACGAAATGCGAGAACCTCGCGTCGAAAAGGTCGTCGTCCACATGGGCGTCGGTCAGGGTGGCCGCGAACTCGGCAAGGCCGAGGACATCATCGAGGAGGTTACCGACCAACAGAGCGTCCGAACCCAGGCGAAACGGACGGAGCCCGACTTCGGCATTCGTCAGGGTGACCCGATCGGAACGAAGGTCACCCTTCGCGGTCAGGATGCCAACGAGTTCCTCGAGACGGCCCTGCCGCTTGCGGAGCTCTCGTCGAAGCAGTTCGACGATACGGGTAACTTCAGCTTCGGAGTCGAAGAGCACACGGCGTTCCCGAGCCAGGAGTACGATCCCGCGATCGGGATCTACGGACTCGACGTCACTGTCAACATGGTTCGGCCGGGCTACCGTATCGCCAAGCGCGACAAGGCGAATCGGTCGATTCCATCGAGTCACCGCCTGACTCCCGAGGACGCCATTTCGTTCCTCGAGGCGAACTTCGACGTATCTGTAGAGGAGACCGACGATGAGTGAAAGCGAACACGAAAACGACCAGACGGGCGAGCACGCCGCAAAGCGCACTGGCCAGTTCGAGCAGTGCCAGCGCTGTGGCCGTAAGCAGGGCCTCGTCGGCAAGTACGACATCAATCTTTGCCGACAGTGCTTCCGCGAGATCGCCCGCGACATGGGATTCAAGAAGTACCGATAATATGACCGGGAACGATCCACTCAGCAACGCGCTCTCGGGGCTCGACAACGCCGAAAGCGTTGGCCATCTGAGCCACGAGGTAACGCCCGCCTCCAACGAAATCGGCAGCGTACTCGAGGTCTTTTACGACCGCGGGTACATCGACGGCTTCGAGTACGTCGACGACGGCAAAGCCGGTCAGTTCGAGGTCGAATTGAAAGGAGCGATCAACGCGTGTGGCCCCGTCAAGCCCCGCTACAGTGCCGGTGCCGAGGACTTCGAGAAGTGGGAGAAGCGATTCCTCCCCGCTCGAGACTTCGGCGCGCTCGTCGTCACGACGAGTAACGGCATCATGAGCCACTACGAGGCTCGTGAGCAGGGGATTGGGGGTCAGGTGATCGCATACGTCTACTAACCATGCGAGTCGAACTGGAAATCCCCGACAACGTAACCGTCGAGACCGACCACCTCGATGTGACCGTCGACGGACCGGAAGGCACCGTTTCACGGCGTCTCTGGTACCCCGACGTGACCGTCGATGTGGAAGACGACACCCTGGTAATCGAAAGCGACACCGACGACGCGAAAACGAACGCGACCGTCGGTACCTTCGAGAGCCACGTCCAGAACGCGTTCCACGGCGTGACCGAGGGCTGGGAGTACGAGATGGAAGTCTTTTACTCTCACTTCCCGATGCAGGTCCGTGCGGAAGGAACCGACGTCGTCATCGAGAACTTCCTCGGCGAGAAGGCACCGCGACGAACGACTATCCACGGTGACACCGACGTCTCCGTCGACGACGAAGTCGTCGTCCTCACCGGTCCGAACAAAGAGGACGTCGGCCAGACGGCGGCAGACATCGAGCAGCTGACGAAAGTCAGCGGCAAGGACACCCGCGTCTTTCAGGACGGGGTTTACATCACCAAAAAGCCAGCCAAAGGAGGTGCCTGATAGATGGCAGACGACGATCCAGAGCCGGACGTGGAGGCGGACGACGTCGACGCGACCGACGACGACGACCAGCAGGAACTCGAGGATATCAGCGGCGTCGGCGCGAGCAAAGCCGACGCGCTGCGCGACGCAGGCTTCGAGTCCATCGAGGACGTCAAGGAAGCCGATCAGGACGAACTGGCGGAGGCCGACGGCATCGGGAACGCACTCGCTGCCCGTATCAAAGCCGACGTCGGTGATCTCGAGGTCACGGCAGATACCGACGCCGAGATCGAAGACGACGCCGACGAGGACGACGAGGTCGCAGTCGAGGACGTGGAGACGGAACTCCAGCCTCGTGGACTGACCGAGAAAACGCCCGAACTCTCTGCGGACGAACAGCGATTGCTCGATCGGCGCAAGGCCGAGGGCAAACCGCAGTTCAACCGTCAGGACTACCACATGAAAAAGCGGACGCCGGAATCGTGGCGTCGGCCACGCGGCGGCCTCTCGAAACAGCGCCGTGGCATCAAAGGCAAAGGACCGAAGGTTCAGGCCGGCTACCGAACGCCCGAATCAGTTCGCGGGAAACATCCGAGCGGATTCGACGAGGTCTACGTGGAGAACACCGACGATCTCGAGGGCGTCGACGGCGACACGGAAGCGGTCCGAATCGCGTCCTCGGTCGGTGCGCGAAAACGCGAACGAATCGAAGAAACCGCCGAAGACAACGGCGTTCGCGTGCTGAATCCGACCTACGAAGAAGTCGAGGTGGATACAGATGACTGATCTCTCCGCACAGAAGCGACTCGCGGCCGACGTCCTCGACGTGGGACAGAACCGCATCTGGTTCGATCCCACCGCACAGGGCGACATCGCTGAGGCGATTACCCGCGACGAGATCCGCGAACTCGTCGACGACGGCCTCATTCAGGCCGACGACGCCCGTGGAAACTCCCGCGGCCGCGCTCGAAAGCGAAACGAAAAGCGTTCGTACGGTCACCAGAAGGGGGCCGGTAAGCGCAAAGGCAAGAAGGGTGCTCGCCAGAACGAAAAAGAGCAGTGGCAGAACAAGATTCGTGCACAGCGACGGACGCTCCGTGAACTCCGAGACAAGGGCGAGCTGACGCCCACCCAGTACCGCGAGCTCTACAAGAAGGCTGGCGGTGGGGAGTTCCGTAGCGTCCAGTATCTGTTGAACTACATCGACGACAACTACGGTGACAACTAATGGCGACAGGACCACGATACAAGGTACCGATGCGTCGTCGCCGTGAGGTCCGGACGGACTACCATCAGAGGTTGCGCCTGCTGAAATCGGGCAAGCCCCGCCTCGTTGCTCGCAAGAGCAACAAGCACACTACGGCGCAGCTGATCACGCCCGGCCCTCAGGGAGACGAAACCCTCGCCAGCGCGTACTCGGGAGACCTCGAAGAGTACGGCTGGGAGGCACCAACGAGTAACATATCCGCGGCCTATCTGACCGGCCTACTGGCCGGAAAACGAGCCGTCGACGCAGGCCTCGAGGAAGCGGTCCTCGACATCGGCCTCAACACTGCAACGCCCGGCAACAAGGTGTTCGCACTACAGGAAGGTGCGATCGACGCGGGCCTCGAGATTCCGCACAACGACAGCGTGCTCGCGGACTGGTCGCGTACTCGCGGTGAACACATCGCTGAGTACGCAGAGCAGCTCGACGAGCCGCTGTACAGCGGAGAGTTCGACGCAGTCGAACTCCCAGAACACTTCGACGAGGTACGAGAGGCGATTCTCGAATGAGCGCAAACGACTACAACGACGACGGCTGGCAGCCGGTCACCCGTCTCGGCCGGAAGGTTCAGGAGGGCGAAATCGATACGATGGAGACTGCCCTCAACTCGGGACTCCCGCTGAAGGAGCCCGAACTCGTCGATCAGCTCCTTCCGGGGCTGGACGACGAAGTGCTGGACATCAACATGGTCCAGCGAATGACCGACTCCGGACGCCGCGTGAAGTTTCGATGTGTCGTCGTGGTGGGTAACCGCGACGGCTACGTCGGCTACGCGGAAGGCCGAGACGATCAGGTCGGCTCCGCCATCCAGAAGGCGATCGGTATCGCGAAGCTAAACATCATTCAGGTTCCACGCGGCTCCGGTTCGTGGGAGGATCGATCCGACCGTCCGCACTCGCTGACCCGCCGAACGAGCGGCAAGGCCGGCTCGGTCGAAGTCGACGTCATCCCGGCTCCGGAAGGACTCGGCCTCGCCGCGAGTGACACCGTCCGCGCCGTCCTCGAGCTTGCAGGGCTCGAGAACGCCTGGACGAAAAGTCACGGCAACACGCGAACGACGGTCAACCTCGCGAAGGCGACGTTCAACGCACTCGAGAACGCCTCGCAGTCGCGACTGCCGCGTTCGGTCGGTGCCGACCGGGAGGACGCCGAGGTGGCTGACCAATGAAGGCCGTCGTCCAGGTCCGTGGCGAAGTCAACCGCCAGGAGGACGTCCAGGACACGCTCGAGATGCTCAACATCCACAGCGTCAACCACTGTGCACTCATTCCCGAAACCGACACGTACCGGGGAATGATCACCAAAGTCAACGATTACGTCGCTCACGGAGTGCCGGAGTCCGCCGTCCTCGAGACGGTCCTCGAAAAGCGTGCAGAGCCGCTCGAAGGCTCACAGTCCGACGTCGACGAGGAGTGGCTCGCGGACAACACCGACTACGACGATTTCGCCGCGCTTGCCGAGGCGCTGCTCGCAGAGGAGACGACCCTTCGCGATGAGGGGCTCTCTCCGACGTTGCGACTTCACCCGCCGCGCGGTGGTCACGACGGCATCAAGAAGCCGACCGCCGAGGGAGGCCAACTCGGAAAGCATACAACAGCGCAGATTAACGACCTGCTAGAATCGATGCGATAACTATGACGAGCAAAAAACGACGCCAGCGCGGATCCCGAACCCACAGCGGTGGTACTCACAAGAATCGACGAGGTGCGGGTCATCGCGGTGGTCGCGGCCGTGCCGGACGAAGCAAACACGAGTTTCACAACTACGAACCGAAGGGCAAACACGGGTTCAAGCGACCACACGACATTCGTGACGAGGTCGCAGAGATCGACGTCCAGAAGCTAGACGAAGACGCGATCCTCTACGTTGCCGACGATCTCGCTGACGAGACCGACGGTGGCTACGAACTCGACGCACGGGACATCGTCGAGGACGGTTACGACGTCGACATCGTCAAGGTCCTCGGCTCCGGTCAGGTCCGCAACCAGCTAACGGTGACGGCTGACGCCTTTTCCGAGACCGCTCGCGAGAAACTCGAGGCGGCAGGCGGTGAGGCTATCGTTTCGGAGCGAGCCCAGGAAGACGACGCCGAAACCGACGACGAACCCGAACAGAACGAGGACTAACAGATGGGATGGAAGGAAGCCGCCGAACCAGTCTTGACGCGGATGCCCGCAGTCCAGCGTCCACAGAAGCACGTTCCGTTCAAGCGGAAACTGGCCTGGACAGCTGGCATTCTCGTGTTGTACTTCTTCCTGACGAACATCGGGTTGCTCGGGATGGAAGCCGGGCAGGGCGACGACCTCTTCGGTGAGTTTCGTGCCGTTCTCGCCGGAGAACACGGTTCGCTGATGCAAGTCGGTATCGGACCGATCGTCACGGCCAGCATCGTCATGCAACTCCTCGGCGGTGCGAACCTGCTCGGTCTCGACACGGACGATCCTCGAGACCAGGTGCTCTATCAGGGACTGCAGAAACTGCTCGTCATCTTGATGACGGCGCTAACTGCGCTCCCGATGGTGTTCGCCGGCGGTTTCCTGCCAGCCCAGCCGACGCTGACGCTCGGCGGGTTCTCGTTCGATCAGACCCAGGTCCAGGCGCTGATGTTCCTCCAGATATTCATCGGCGGCGTCCTGATCCTCTATATGGACGAAGTCGTCAGTAAGTGGGGAGTCGGGAGCGGGATCGGGCTGTTCATCATCGCCGGTGTCAGCCAGCGTCTCGTCACCGGGTTTATTCAACCCACCGAAGGCGGATTCTTCTACGACTGGTATCTGATCCTTACCGGCCAGGTGAATATCGGATCGATCGTCGCCGGTGACGGTCTCTACACGTTGTTACTTCAGGAGGGGCACATCATCGCCCTGTTCACGACGCTGTTGATCTTCGGGATCGTCGTCTATGCCGAATCCGTTCGGGTAGAGATTCCACTCAGTCACTCACGCGTCAAAGGCGCTCGCGGTCGCTTCCCCGTGAAGCTCATCTACGCGAGCGTCCTGCCGATGATCCTCGTTCGCGCGCTGCAGGCGAACATTCAGTTCATCGGACAGATCATGGAGCGACAGTGGGCAGATATGCCGGCCTGGCTCGGACAGTACGGTCCGCAGGGTCAGCCGGTCAGTGGGTTCTTCTACTACACCGCACCGATCTACTCGCCCGAAGACTGGATGTGGTGGACCGGTGAAGTCGCCCAGGACGCCTGGATGGTGATGATCCGCGTCTCCGTCGACCTGACGTTCATGGTCATCGGTGGTGCGATCTTCGCGATTTTCTGGGTCGAGACGACGAACATGGGTCCAGAGGCGACCGCCCAGCAGATCCAGAACTCCGGGATGCAGATCCCCGGTTTCCGACAGAACACGGGCGTCATCGAGAAGGTCATGGAGCGATACATTCCACAGGTGACCGTTATCGGTGGTGCGCTCGTCGGGCTGCTCGCCGTCTGGGCGAACATGCTCGGCACCATCGGGGCCGTCACCGGGACCGGCCTGCTGCTGGCCGTTTCCATCACCTACAAGCTCTACGAGGAGATCGCAGAAGAGCAGATGATGGAGATGCACCCGATGATGCGCCAGATGTTCGGCAAGGAGTAACGAATAGCTCCACTTCTTTCTGTTCGTAAACATCCCTGATCATCGGCTTCGTCTCGAGCAGCTACGTTCGTGATGTCGCTGTGATCGTCCGCTGGTTCCTCGAGACGACGTACGGTCTCGCCTGACGGTATCGCTCGTCGGTGGTTTGGCTATCGCAGTCGTTGTACGTCACTGCACGCTCGTTTGCGAACTGCCGGCTACACGCTCGGTACTGGCCGCTCGAGTTCGAGTGGATCGGGATTTCGACGGTCACGTTCGCTCACTCGAGTGACGCTAAAGGCTGTGTGACTGACTCAGTGACGACCCGAACTGAAAGTATGAAAACGGCGGTCGACTACTGGATGGAGTAGCCGGCTGCGACGGTGAGCAGGAACACCATAAACACGGCCATCCCCATCATGTAGGTGATCGATCGGGGTTCCTCGATGAGGTGCTGGTAGTAGCCGGCGATGAGGAGGATTTTAGCAACGGCGAGAACGATCGTTGCCGCCAGTGCGATCTCGTACGTGAAGAACTCGAAGAAGGCGAACTTACCCGTACCGAGTGCCAGCAGTACGACGTAAATTAGCGCGTACGT encodes the following:
- a CDS encoding 50S ribosomal protein L32e, coding for MADDDPEPDVEADDVDATDDDDQQELEDISGVGASKADALRDAGFESIEDVKEADQDELAEADGIGNALAARIKADVGDLEVTADTDAEIEDDADEDDEVAVEDVETELQPRGLTEKTPELSADEQRLLDRRKAEGKPQFNRQDYHMKKRTPESWRRPRGGLSKQRRGIKGKGPKVQAGYRTPESVRGKHPSGFDEVYVENTDDLEGVDGDTEAVRIASSVGARKRERIEETAEDNGVRVLNPTYEEVEVDTDD
- a CDS encoding 30S ribosomal protein S8, which codes for MTGNDPLSNALSGLDNAESVGHLSHEVTPASNEIGSVLEVFYDRGYIDGFEYVDDGKAGQFEVELKGAINACGPVKPRYSAGAEDFEKWEKRFLPARDFGALVVTTSNGIMSHYEAREQGIGGQVIAYVY
- a CDS encoding 50S ribosomal protein L14; the encoded protein is MEAMKADVTQGLKKGSLITCADNTGARELKVISVSGYHGTKNRQPKAGLGDKVTVSVTKGTPEMRRQVLEAVVVRQRKSIRRPDGTRLKFEDNAAVIIDENEEPRGTEIKGPIAREVAERFGAIASTATMIV
- the secY gene encoding preprotein translocase subunit SecY, which translates into the protein MGWKEAAEPVLTRMPAVQRPQKHVPFKRKLAWTAGILVLYFFLTNIGLLGMEAGQGDDLFGEFRAVLAGEHGSLMQVGIGPIVTASIVMQLLGGANLLGLDTDDPRDQVLYQGLQKLLVILMTALTALPMVFAGGFLPAQPTLTLGGFSFDQTQVQALMFLQIFIGGVLILYMDEVVSKWGVGSGIGLFIIAGVSQRLVTGFIQPTEGGFFYDWYLILTGQVNIGSIVAGDGLYTLLLQEGHIIALFTTLLIFGIVVYAESVRVEIPLSHSRVKGARGRFPVKLIYASVLPMILVRALQANIQFIGQIMERQWADMPAWLGQYGPQGQPVSGFFYYTAPIYSPEDWMWWTGEVAQDAWMVMIRVSVDLTFMVIGGAIFAIFWVETTNMGPEATAQQIQNSGMQIPGFRQNTGVIEKVMERYIPQVTVIGGALVGLLAVWANMLGTIGAVTGTGLLLAVSITYKLYEEIAEEQMMEMHPMMRQMFGKE
- a CDS encoding cytochrome C oxidase subunit IV family protein, which codes for MADVRTYALIYVVLLALGTGKFAFFEFFTYEIALAATIVLAVAKILLIAGYYQHLIEEPRSITYMMGMAVFMVFLLTVAAGYSIQ
- a CDS encoding 50S ribosomal protein L30, translated to MKAVVQVRGEVNRQEDVQDTLEMLNIHSVNHCALIPETDTYRGMITKVNDYVAHGVPESAVLETVLEKRAEPLEGSQSDVDEEWLADNTDYDDFAALAEALLAEETTLRDEGLSPTLRLHPPRGGHDGIKKPTAEGGQLGKHTTAQINDLLESMR
- a CDS encoding 30S ribosomal protein S5, with product MSANDYNDDGWQPVTRLGRKVQEGEIDTMETALNSGLPLKEPELVDQLLPGLDDEVLDINMVQRMTDSGRRVKFRCVVVVGNRDGYVGYAEGRDDQVGSAIQKAIGIAKLNIIQVPRGSGSWEDRSDRPHSLTRRTSGKAGSVEVDVIPAPEGLGLAASDTVRAVLELAGLENAWTKSHGNTRTTVNLAKATFNALENASQSRLPRSVGADREDAEVADQ
- a CDS encoding 50S ribosomal protein L6 — encoded protein: MRVELEIPDNVTVETDHLDVTVDGPEGTVSRRLWYPDVTVDVEDDTLVIESDTDDAKTNATVGTFESHVQNAFHGVTEGWEYEMEVFYSHFPMQVRAEGTDVVIENFLGEKAPRRTTIHGDTDVSVDDEVVVLTGPNKEDVGQTAADIEQLTKVSGKDTRVFQDGVYITKKPAKGGA
- a CDS encoding 50S ribosomal protein L5, giving the protein MSEADSGELHEMREPRVEKVVVHMGVGQGGRELGKAEDIIEEVTDQQSVRTQAKRTEPDFGIRQGDPIGTKVTLRGQDANEFLETALPLAELSSKQFDDTGNFSFGVEEHTAFPSQEYDPAIGIYGLDVTVNMVRPGYRIAKRDKANRSIPSSHRLTPEDAISFLEANFDVSVEETDDE
- a CDS encoding 50S ribosomal protein L19e is translated as MTDLSAQKRLAADVLDVGQNRIWFDPTAQGDIAEAITRDEIRELVDDGLIQADDARGNSRGRARKRNEKRSYGHQKGAGKRKGKKGARQNEKEQWQNKIRAQRRTLRELRDKGELTPTQYRELYKKAGGGEFRSVQYLLNYIDDNYGDN
- a CDS encoding 30S ribosomal protein S4e encodes the protein MTKHQKRLSVPKSWPVERKTEVFTVKAGAGPHGEEGVPLVVLLRDVLGYVDSKKEARYALSEDSILVNGESINDEQRPIGIFDILAFPGREESYRIFPDEGGRLALTEIDEESAGSRLGKIEGKQQVPGGDTQLSLHDGTNVIVDAESEYVANDSIVIDNEDKSIVAHFPYEEGALVTAIRGNHGGKIGEVETIDVTPGSGPNTVAVSTDDGEFETIEEYVVVIDENFTSDDSSSEDESGETASDGGDDE
- a CDS encoding uL15m family ribosomal protein; this translates as MTSKKRRQRGSRTHSGGTHKNRRGAGHRGGRGRAGRSKHEFHNYEPKGKHGFKRPHDIRDEVAEIDVQKLDEDAILYVADDLADETDGGYELDARDIVEDGYDVDIVKVLGSGQVRNQLTVTADAFSETAREKLEAAGGEAIVSERAQEDDAETDDEPEQNED
- a CDS encoding 30S ribosomal protein S14 is translated as MSESEHENDQTGEHAAKRTGQFEQCQRCGRKQGLVGKYDINLCRQCFREIARDMGFKKYR
- a CDS encoding 50S ribosomal protein L18, coding for MATGPRYKVPMRRRREVRTDYHQRLRLLKSGKPRLVARKSNKHTTAQLITPGPQGDETLASAYSGDLEEYGWEAPTSNISAAYLTGLLAGKRAVDAGLEEAVLDIGLNTATPGNKVFALQEGAIDAGLEIPHNDSVLADWSRTRGEHIAEYAEQLDEPLYSGEFDAVELPEHFDEVREAILE
- the rplX gene encoding 50S ribosomal protein L24 — protein: MSKQPHKQRNRTERAPLHKRGTQLHATLSDDLRDEYDTRRTRVNAGDTVEVMRGDHAGEEGEVLRAVLEDGVVHVEDVTVETADGEEVPRPLDTSNVRITELDLSDERREARLEGDADGDTE
- a CDS encoding 30S ribosomal protein S17; the encoded protein is MAIGLDVETPPEPDNPEEYDYEKCPFYGELPARGQILEGTVVSTDMDKTVVVEREYDVAVPKYDRYMKRRSRIPAHVPGVLEPLSLGDTVKIAETRPLSKTKSHVVVEITEEATAADVAELTRPGEPERELSSEDVTADADDEPEGDQ